From a single Fusarium fujikuroi IMI 58289 draft genome, chromosome FFUJ_chr03 genomic region:
- a CDS encoding sulfur controller-2 protein, which produces MESPSLVNGHRPSSDTSVAAPGASTLLHSSIPTSPSASQPTSATITNPTHRHASAPSTELDSSSPLPPTNGHSLKVSDIDSEYLDDNSSQQPSKNNCDRHRSDQEINPRLVKMPSELVGKTVSPFLKEHIPGLYAPFGKAKTAMPLSPSPNNTTAIRKKDPNSKFCYRHRPDSKCRRAADETKMGFIQTELNSLSSADQEAITHVWSLFSAAPSKHRELMLQGIITQCCFPQLSTVSREVQEQLKIDFLAALPTELSYKILSYLDTVSLCKAAQVSRRWRNLADDDVVWHRMCEQHIDRKCTKCGWGLPLLEKKKLMAWSRHQQVHRQPNAADVVEIDDEAEKQSSDSRKRQADDEHHHDDRVAKRSRVSNGEKSRQQLEQERKFRPWKDVYRDRFKVGYNWKTGRCSIKTFKGHENGVTCLQFDDNILATGSYDTTIKIWNIETGEVMRTLRGHTSAVRTLQFDDSKLISGSFDKTIKIWNWQTGECLNTLQCHTEGVLSVHYDGCTLASGSIDKTVKVFSFDTKQTFCLRGHTDWVNHVRIDSPSRVVFSASDDLSVKLWDIDSKQCIKTFLGHVGQVQQVLLMPADFEPDEVPQLDTTDTASVSSGRSNSPPAATAEQPVDARAAYGSGFTSDPDRPLPPRYMLTGGLDNTVRLWDTTTGKCIRSMFGHVEGIWGLVGDTLRVVTGANDSMTKIWEPRSGKCERSFTGHAGPVTCVGLSDSRMASGSEDGEVRLYSFEGERVEERGTPS; this is translated from the exons ATGGAAAGCCCCTCGCTCGTCAACGGCCATCGGCCCTCCTCCGATACCTCTGTCGCAGCCCCCGGTGCTTcaactcttcttcattcctCTATACCTACTTCACCTTCTGCTTCGCAACCTACTTCGGCTACAATAACAAATCCTACACATCGCCATGCTTCTGCGCCGTCCACAGAACTTGACTCATCCTCACCCCTTCCTCCTACAAACGGCCACTCTTTGAAAGTATCCGACATCGACTCCGAATACCTCGACGACAACTCTTCCCAACAACCCTCTAAAAACAATTGCGATAGACACCGGTCCGATCAAGAAATCAATCCACGTCTCGTCAAGATGCCTTCCGAATTGGTCGGCAAGACCGTCAGCCCGTTCCTCAAGGAACATATTCCTGGCCTCTATGCACCCTTTGGCAAGGCAAAGACTGCCATGCCTCTATCTCCCAGTCCCAACAATACCACTGCGATTCGAAAGAAAGATCCCAACAGCAAGTTTTGCTATCGTCACCGACCCGATTCAAAATGTCGACGCGCCGCCGACGAGACAAAAATGGGGTTCATCCAAACT GAACTAAACAGCCTTTCATCCGCAGACCAAGAAGCCATTACCCACGTCTGGTCTCTCTTTTCTGCTGCCCCATCAAAACATCGTGAGTTGATGCTACAGGGCATCATTACACAATGCTGCTTCCCCCAACTCTCTACTGTATCACGCGAGGTACAAGAACAACTAAAGATCGACTTCCTTGCCGCTCTTCCTACCGAACTCTCTTATAAGATCCTATCCTATCTCGACACAGTCTCTCTCTGCAAGGCCGCTCAAGTCAGCCGTAGATGGAGAAACCTCGCCGACGACGACGTGGTATGGCACCGCATGTGCGAACAGCACATTGATCGCAAATGCACCAAGTGTGGTTGGGGTCTGCctcttctcgagaagaaAAAATTGATGGCGTGGAGCCGCCATCAACAAGTTCACCGACAACCGAATGCCGCCGACGTGGTAGAGATTGAcgacgaggctgagaaaCAATCGAGCGATTCCCGAAAACGACAAGCAGACGACGAACACCACCATGATGATCGAGTTGCTAAACGCTCTCGTGTGAGCAACGGAGAAAAGTCAAGACAGCAGCTTGAGCAAGAACGCAAGTTTCGACCATGGAAAGACGTTTATCGCGACCGTTTCAAGGTGGGGTACAACTGGAAGACTGGTCGTTGCTCCATAAAGACCTTCAAAGGCCACGAGAATGGCGTTACTTGTCTCCAGTTTGACGACAACATCCTTGCAACTGGCTCCTATGATACGACCATCAAGATTTGGAACATCGAGACTGGAGAAGTTATGCGCACGCTCCGAGGACACACTTCGGCAGTTCGCACTCTTCAGTTTGACGATTCCAAGTTGATTAGCGGCAGCTTTgacaagaccatcaagaTTTGGAACTGGCAAACAGGAGAGTGTTTGAACACACTCCAATGTCATACCGAGGGTGTGTTGTCAGTCCACTATGACGGGTGTACTCTGGCATCTGGCTCCATCGATAAAACCGTCAAGGTGTTCAGCTTTGATACCAAGCAGACATTCTGTCTTCGAGGCCATACTGACTGGGTCAACCACGTGCGAATTGACTCGCCCTCGCGTGTCGTCTTTTCGGCATCGGATGATCTTTCGGTCAAACTTTGGGACATCGACTCAAAGCAGTGTATCAAGACATTCCTTGGCCATGTTGGTCAGGTCCAGCAAGTTCTCCTGATGCCTGCTGACTTTGAGCCTGATGAGGTGCCTCAACTGGATACCACAGATACTGCATCCGTATCCAGTGGCCGAAGTAACAGCCCCCCTGCAGCGACTGCCGAGCAGCCTGTCGATGCTCGGGCGGCTTATGGCTCGGGTTTCACATCCGACCCCGACCGTCCGCTACCCCCGCGCTACATGCTCACTGGTGGATTGGACAACACGGTCCGCTTGTGGGACACTACCACTGGCAAGTGCATCCGCAGCATGTTTGGTCATGTTGAGGGCATCTGGGGCCTTGTTGGTGACACTCTTCGTGTGGTCACAGGGGCTAATGACTCCATGACCAAGATCTGGGAACCTCGCTCTGGAAAATGTGAACGGAGCTTTACTGGCCATGCCGGCCCGGTCACCTGTGTTGGTTTGAGTGACAGCCGCATGGCAAGTGGcagtgaagatggcgaggtGCGGTTGTACAGCTTTGAAGGAGAACGTGTCGAAGAGCGCGGCACTCCTTCATAA
- a CDS encoding related to cercosporin resistance protein — MKKRSRACEACQALKVKCEPSPEESSICERCSRYNLTCVPAARKWQRDRIAELEDQVRNLQDKLDGATISTLRLSTYAASTRATSVFSDGAWPQTNAGPSELGFLDSRLDYDTQLRCLEVCSTTAGQFWYLIPSVDTTSARSWLDSLRTGAPVKLISMLAFTMAPSSAQIDPQTQEDLRIKTFEILGQAAVGLKRPSLDLVQAALIIGLWIRPSLDCNHGNPNQLVSLAHDLSVELGLGGAEMQTSAPAWFFRIQGPLTLEMQKIWLAGWMTSTMKAVGLRRAHDFDWGTVHYEALGALEADGSDQLFLEMLYTIRLHAKVASALELCNTRTFLDVNSDVVAATRNQVYNDLNELSNRPLAGDVQLRFWRMLVAIHVNEPVLHTITNKTLFTSPYISERIGVHDFARGPITQATATALHSIVEACHLAISIVLEMDASTILSLPSLCFGPAVSYTLSILIKVFVAVSAPGNTYSQILTRETLHVREAMQKLISVKEALLKLDPHMGNWNTRIIGSVEWLGVWLDDYESIIERYEENLQREVAEQEIEGLSPNGHF; from the coding sequence atgaagaagagatctcGTGCCTGCGAAGCCTGTCAGGCCCTCAAAGTCAAATGCGAGCCATCGCCGGAAGAGTCATCCATCTGTGAACGATGCTCTCGTTACAACCTCACTTGTGTTCCTGCTGCGAGAAAGTGGCAGAGAGATAGGATTGCTGAGCTGGAGGATCAGGTTAGGAATCTGCAGGATAAACTTGATGGTGCTACCATTTCGACCTTGAGGTTGTCGACTTATGCTGCTTCGACGAGGGCTACTTCGGTGTTCTCTGATGGAGCTTGGCCACAGACAAATGCTGGGCCATCAGAGCTGGGCTTTCTGGATTCTCGTCTAGACTACGATACTCAGCTTCGATGTCTGGAGGTCTGCTCAACAACCGCTGGACAGTTCTGGTACCTTATACCTTCAGTCGACACCACCTCAGCACGCTCATGGCTAGACTCCCTCAGGACAGGAGCACCCGTCAAGCTCATATCCATGCTCGCCTTCACCATGGCCCCCTCCTCCGCCCAGATCGATCCCCAAACACAAGAAGACCTACGGATCAAGACTTTCGAAATCCTCGGCCAAGCAGCCGTCGGTCTCAAACGGCCCTCCCTAGATCTCGTCCAGGCCGCGCTAATAATCGGTCTCTGGATCCGGCCCTCCCTCGACTGCAACCACGGGAACCCGAATCAGCTTGTGTCGCTGGCACACGATCTCAGCGTggagcttggtcttggaggtGCGGAAATGCAGACTTCTGCACCGGCGTGGTTCTTCCGGATCCAGGGGCCGCTGACGCtggagatgcagaagatTTGGTTGGCGGGCTGGATGACTTCTACGATGAAGGCTGTTGGGCTGAGACGAGCGCATGATTTTGATTGGGGAACGGTGCATTATGAGGCTCTGGGGGCGTTGGAGGCTGATGGGTCGGATCAGTTGTTCTTGGAGATGCTTTATACGATTCGACTTCACGCGAAGGTTGCTAGTGCTCTTGAGCTTTGCAATACTCGCACGTTTCTCGACGTCAACTCTGATGTTGTGGCAGCTACGAGGAACCAGGTCTACAATGATTTGAACGAACTGAGCAACAGACCTCTTGCGGGCGATGTTCAACTTCGTTTCTGGAGAATGCTCGTCGCGATACATGTCAACGAACCAGTTCTACATACAATCACCAACAAAACCCTCTTCACATCCCCCTACATCTCCGAAAGAATCGGCGTCCACGACTTTGCCCGCGGTCCCATAACCcaagcaacagcaactgCTCTCCACTCCATAGTAGAAGCCTGCCACCTCGCCATCTCAATAGTCCTCGAAATGGACGCCTCCACCATCCTATCCCTTCCCTCCCTCTGCTTCGGTCCAGCGGTGAGCTACACActctccatcctcatcaaagtctTCGTGGCAGTGTCTGCACCGGGAAACACATACAGTCAAATCCTGACCCGCGAAACCCTGCACGTGCGAGAAGCCATGCAGAAACTCATTTCCGTCAAGGAAGCGCTGCTAAAGCTCGATCCGCACATGGGCAACTGGAACACGAGGATCATAGGATCTGTGGAATGGCTGGGCGTTTGGTTGGATGATTACGAGAGTATTATCGAGCGCTATGAGGAGAATCTGCAGAGGGAGGTTGCAGAACAGGAAATCGAAGGACTCAGCCCCAATGGACATTTCTAA
- a CDS encoding probable dynactin arp1 p62 subunit RO-2, protein MALVIPYTYIQCPCSDDSPPDLPQARQSQSSDERTFDPRDPRSNYSLYPLEYLLYCEDCQQIRCPRCVNEEVVTYYCPNCLFEVPSSNLRSDGNRCTRSCYQCPVCIGPVQVMETPVEKDQSHPGADIPGPQYALYCQYCNWTSTEIGIKFDKPNGIHSQLSKINNGGDLKLTAKELKERRKENPDEPPLADSDVDTDLQYANLKSFYQSQLADTNAASSGISPLNDTTGYGSPAASLSRIMAMYTGHGHARKRNGPSDVMREALSAEEGLKLADLDESAQIKKLHQEGWDATATIQQNLEQAEAQRFQDGLRPIPHLLRTKRSKRCSVCRHIISKPENKVTSTRFKIRLVAKAYIPTITIKPLNPTVGTVPTTQRPQILEERPLKPLTPHHYIITFKNPLFDGIKVTLATPNSTPGRFSSKVTILCPQFDIDANTDMWDDALKDDDRDKKRKGEESSGQPEAGKIWERGRNWVSIILEVVPASLRLDGQKDKSPLKEDEDILEIPMFVRMEWEPDSQQDVGAASAKEKDAQERRELAYWCVLGVGRISHD, encoded by the exons ATGGCGCTCGTGATACCTTACACGTACATCCAATGTCCGTGTTCCGACGACTCTCCCCCCGATCTCCCCCAAGCGCGTCAGTCACAATCCTCCGACGAACGAACCTTTGACCCCCGCGATCCTCGCTCGAACTACAGCCTCTACCCTCTCGAGTACCTTCTCTACTGCGAAGACTGCCAGCAAATACGATGTCCAAGATGTGTGAACGAGGAAGTTGTTACATATTATTGCCCAAATTGTCTGTTTGAGGTTCCCAGTAGTAACTTGCGCAGCGACGGGAATAG ATGTACCCGAAGCTGTTACCAGTGTCCCGTGTGTATTGGTCCTGTCCAGGTTATGGAAACACCTGTGGAGAAAGACCAGTCACACCCTGGCGCCGACATCCCAGGGCCTCAGTATGCCCTTTATTGCCAGTACTGCAACTGGACCTCCACCGAGATAGGCATCAAGTTTGACAAGCCTAACGGCATTCACTCGCAGCTCTCCAAGATCAATAACGGAGGAGATCTCAAGCTCACAGCGAAAGAACTCAAAGAGCGTCGCAAGGAGAATCCAGATGAGCCACCTCTTGCTGACAGTGATGTCGATACAGACCTTCAGTATGCCAATTTGAAGTCATTCTACCAGTCGCAGCTCGCAGACACAAATGCTGCCTCAAGCGGTATATCTCCACTGAATGACACTACTGGTTATGGATCGCCTGCAGCGTCGTTGTCTCGTATCATGGCTATGTACACCGGTCACGGCCATGCCCGCAAGCGTAATGGTCCTTCAGATGTGATGCGTGAAGCTCTCTCGGCAGAGGAGGGTCTCAAGTTGGCTGATCTGGATGAATCTGCTCAGATTAAGAAATTGCACCAAGAAGGGTGGGATGCAACGGCTACTATACAGCAGAACCTTGAACAAGCAGAGGCTCAGAGATTCCAGGATGGTCTACGACCTATACCACATCTCCTCAGAACAAAGCGCTCTAAGCGTTGCTCTGTGTGTCGGCATATTATCTCCAAGCCAGAAAATAAGGTCACGTCGACACGTTTCAAAATCAGACTTGTCGCAAAGGCGTATATTCCTACGATCACCATCAAGCCTCTCAACCCCACAGTCGGAACAGTCCCTACCACGCAGCGTCCTCAAATTCTAGAAGAGCGACCACTCAAGCCCCTCACCCCGCATCACTACATCATAACCTTCAAGAACCCTTTGTTCGATGGAATCAAGGTCACACTTGCTACGCCGAACAGTACGCCTGGCAGATTCTCCAGCAAAGTGACTATTCTTTGTCCTCAATTCGATATTGATGCCAACACGGACATGTGGGATGATGCTCTGAAGGACGACGACAGAGACAAAAAGCGAAAAGGTGAAGAGAGCAGTGGTCAGCCTGAAGCCGGTAAGATTTGGGAGCGAGGGCGCAACTGGGTCAGTATCATCTTGGAAGTGGTTCCCGCTTCACTACGACTTGATGGTCAAAAGGACAAGAGCCCgttgaaggaggatgaggacattCTTGAGATACCCATGTTTGTGAGAATGGAGTGGGAGCCTGACTCTCAGCAAGATGTCGGTGCAGCATCTGCAAAGGAAAAGGATGCTCAGGAGAGGAGGGAGCTGGCTTATTGGTGTGTGCTTGGAGTTGGCCGCATCAGTCACGATTGA
- a CDS encoding probable PUS1-tRNA-pseudouridine synthase 1 — MAADNEAPAASSANQSLPSGDNNNGSENRRNPRHDHRKPGKGRSEKGRGEWGREKGDKRKKNDEFKEFKRRKLNKKGDSADGESSNNPFSKDEIAAEERRPKRKVAVMIGYAGTGYKGMQVNGNEKTIEADLFKAFVAASAISKANADDPKKSSLVRCARTDKGVHAAGNVISLKLIIEDEDIVDKINAELPEQIRIWGIQRTNNAFSCYQTCDSRWYEYLMPSYCLLPPHPESFLGQKLVELAKEHGVEDELAARMEDVKDFWSDVEEKEIKPILARLDPETKAAVLERVHVMDDEEVAARKEAAKETEESAPAEEKPATETPAGEAAEKATEPETQQSGLVLESHKPKNRELGPVDFALRDIKAAYVAAKRRYRVSTERLNRLQEALNKYNGTKNFHNYTVQKSFFDPSAKRHIKSFVVNPKPIIINDTEWLSLKVHGQSFMMHQIRKMVGLASLIVRCGTPMERINESYQNQKMAIPKAPGLGLLLERPVFHNYNRKATESLGKEAIDFDKYEEKIQAFKDKQIYTRIFTVEEKDNSFHMFFNQIDQFKTNHFLWLTAGGTRQGEKVQQDVDKQLGDEDEEDPEGGEG, encoded by the exons ATGGCGGCAGATAACGAAGCTCCTGCCGCGAGCAGCGCCAATCAGTCTCTCCCCTCGGGCGACAACAACAATGGCTCTGAGAATCGTCGCAACCCGCGCCATGACCACAGAAAGCCAGGCAAAGGACGATCGGAGAAGGGACGCGGAGAATGGGG TCGTGAGAAGGGCGacaagcgcaagaagaaTGATGAATTCAAGGAGTTCAAACGTCGCAAACTGAACAAGAAGGGCGATTCGGCTGATGGCGAGTCAAGCAACAACCCCTTCtccaaggatgagattgctgcCGAGGAGCGACGACCCAAGCGAAAGGTTGCTGTCATGATCGGATATGCGGGCACTGGCTACAAGGGAATGCAGGTCAATGGCAACGAGAAGACCATTGAGGCTGATCTATTCAAGGCTTTTGTCGCCGCAAGCGCTATTTCCAAGGCCAATGCCGATGACCCCAAGAAGTCGAGTCTTGTTCGATGCGCTCGAACCGATAAGGGTGTGCATGCGGCTGGCAACGTCATCAGTTTGAAGCTTatcattgaggatgaggatattgTGGACAAGATCAACGCCGAGCTACCAGAGCAGATTCGAATTTGGGGTATCCAGCGAACGAACAACGCCTTCAGCTGTTACCAGACCTGCGACTCAAGATGGTACGAGTATCTGATGCCCAGCTACTGTCTTCTACCTCCCCACCCCGAGTCTTTCTTGGGCCAAAAACTCGTTGAGTTGGCCAAGGAGCAcggtgtcgaggatgagCTGGCTGCTCGGATGGAGGACGTCAAGGATTTCTGGTCCGAtgtggaagagaaggagattaAGCCCATCTTGGCCCGGTTAGATCCCGAGACCAAGGCCGCCGTGTTGGAGCGAGTCCACGttatggatgatgaagaggtcgCTGCACGCAAGGAGGCTGCGAAAGAGACCGAAGAGAGCGCACCAGCAGAGGAGAAGCCCGCTACTGAGACACCCGCTGGTGAGGCTGCTGAAAAAGCTACAGAGCCTGAGACTCAACAGTCTGGCCTTGTTCTGGAGAGCCACAAGCCCAAGAACCGTGAGCTCGGCCCTGTTGATTTCGCTCTTCGAGACATCAAGGCAGCTTATGTTGCCGCTAAGCGACGATACCGTGTCAGCACCGAGCGCCTGAACCGTCTTCAGGAGGCCCTTAACAAGTACAACGGCACAAAGAACTTCCACAACTACACTGTTCAAAAGTCATTTTTTGATCCCTCCGCGAAGCGACACATCAAGTCCTTCGTTGTCAACCCTaagcccatcatcatcaacgacacAGAATGGCTGTCTCTCAAGGTCCACGGACAGAGCTTCATGATGCACCAGATCCGAAAGATGGTTGGTCTAGCCAGTTTGATCGTCCGCTGTGGCACTCCCATGGAACGTATCAACGAGAGCTACCAGAACCAAAAGATGGCCATCCCCAAAGCCCCCGGTCTCGGACTTTTACTTGAGCGACCCGTCTTCCACAACTACAACCGAAAGGCCACGGAGTCACTCGGAAAGGAAGCGATCGACTTTGACAAGTACGAAGAGAAGATCCAAGCCTTCAAGGACAAGCAGATCTACACTCGTATTTTCActgtggaggagaaggataaCTC GTTTCAcatgttcttcaaccagATTGACCAGTTCAAGACAAATCACTTCCTGTGGCTCACAGCTGGCG GGACACGACAGGGTGAAAAGGTGCAGCAGGATGTTGATAAGCAGctcggtgatgaggatgaggaggacccCGAGGGCGGTGAGGGTTAG
- a CDS encoding putative gibberellin synthesis family protein: MARTDAEIKATIKAVVNDFRGWDLAPIMHYPNEEGLEFEDIYFPSDDGVPLEGWFIPCKGSNKIIIANHPHWFNRAGIPSHLEPWNQLMPGNDFEVNFIPDYKILHDAGYNVLAYDLRNHGLSGSGNQGLFGFFEWRDVLGSLKYVRGQDDTKDMTIGLFSRCAGANATLSAMRHRPEAFKGVRCMIAPQPISAGSSIAVMLDKMGAPASYMEEADRQFFMKTSFHISQLSPPTDAKHANVPTFLYQVRDDPCTTPKDVQSVYDNIPIQDKKLKWIEGTDKRWDGYTYFQREPDQFLEWFAKYMN; encoded by the coding sequence ATGGCCCGAACAGACGCAGAGATCAAGGCCACTATCAAGGCCGTGGTCAACGACTTCAGAGGATGGGACCTTGCGCCGATAATGCACTATCCAAATGAAGAAGGCCTCGAATTCGAAGACATCTACTTCCCATCCGATGACGGTGTCCCTCTGGAAGGCTGGTTCATCCCCTGCAAGGGCTccaacaagatcatcatcgccaaccatCCTCACTGGTTCAACCGCGCTGGTATCCCTTCGCATCTCGAACCTTGGAATCAACTCATGCCCGGGAATGACTTTGAAGTAAATTTCATACCTGATTACAAGATTCTTCATGATGCGGGGTATAATGTTCTTGCATATGATTTGAGGAACCATGGACTTAGTGGAAGTGGAAACCAAGGtctctttggcttcttcgagtGGCGCGATGTTCTTGGATCGTTGAAATATGTTCGTGGGCAGGATGACACAAAGGACATGACGATTGGACTGTTTAGTCGCTGTGCTGGTGCAAACGCAACACTCTCAGCAATGAGACATCGCCCTGAAGCCTTCAAAGGCGTAAGATGCATGATTGCGCCCCAGCCTATATCAGCAGGGTCCTCCATTGCTGTGATGCTTGACAAAATGGGCGCTCCGGCATCGTACATGGAAGAAGCTGATCGACAATTCTTCATGAAGACGAGTTTTCATATAAGTCAATTGTCGCCGCCGACTGATGCGAAGCACGCCAACGTGCCGACGTTTCTGTATCAGGTTCGCGATGATCCTTGCACGACGCCGAAGGATGTTCAGTCTGTTTATGATAATATCCCTATCCAGGATAAGAAGTTGAAGTGGATTGAGGGGACGGATAAGAGGTGGGATGGATATACGTACTTTCAGAGGGAGCCTGATCAGTTCTTGGAGTGGTTTGCAAAATATATGAACTAG
- a CDS encoding probable 40S ribosomal protein CRPS-7 gives MSAQALNKIAPNSPSRQNPSELETSIAQALFDLESNTSDLKVALRPLQIVSAREIEVGHGKKAIVIFVPVPSLQGFHRVQQRLTRELEKKFSDRHVLILASRRILPRPKRSARSRNTQKQKRPRSRTLTAVHDAILEDLTYPVEIVGKRVRTKEDGSKTLKVILDEKERGGVDYRLDTYSEVYRRLTGRNVNFEFPQSGPADY, from the exons ATGAGCGCCCAGGCCCTTAACAAGATCGCTCCCAACAGCCCCTCGAGGCAAAACCCCTCCGAGCTTGAGACCAGCATCGCTCAGGCTCTCTTCGACCTCGAGTCCAACACCTCCGACCTCAAGGTTGCCCTGCGACCTCTGCAGATCGTCTCTGCCCGTGAG ATCGAGGTTGGCCACGGCAAGAAGGCTATTGTCATCTTTGTCCCCGTCCCTTCCCTGCAGGGCTTCCACCGCGTCCAGCAGCG TCTCACCcgtgagcttgagaagaagttctcTGACCGCCATGTTCTGATCCTCGCTTCTCGCCGCATCTTGCCCCGCCCCAAGCGATCCGCCCGCTCCCGCAACacccagaagcagaagcgcCCCCGTTCGCGAACTCTCACTGCTGTCCACGACGCCATCCTCGAGGATCTCACCTACCCCGTTGAGATTGTCGGCAAGCGCGTCCGCACCAAGGAGGACGGCTCCAAGACCCTCAAGGTCATCCTTGACGAGAAGGAGcgtggtggtgttgactaCCGCCTCGACACCTACTCTGAGGTCTACCGCCGTTTGACAGGCCGCAACGTCAACTTCGAGTTCCCTCAGAGCGGTCCCGCCGACTACTAA